gtatgctatgatatgtacacgcccggatgttgcgtacgcactcagtgctacgagcagataccagtcagacccaggagaggcgcattggactgctgccaagaatattctgaagtacctgaaaaggcacaaagatgacttcctggtctatggtggagatgatgaattaattgttaaaggctatacggacgcaagtttccaaaccgacaaagatgatttcagatcacagtctgggtttgtcttctgcctcaacggaggagcagtaagctggaaaagtgctaagcaaagcaccattgcggattctacaactgaagcggagtacattgctgcacatgaagcagcaaaggaagctatatggctaaggaagttcataggagaacttggtgtagtcccctccattaaaggaccaatagccctgtattgtgataataacggagctattgcacaggcaaaagagcctagacaccaccagagagtcaagcatgtacttcgtagatttcaccttctacgagagttcgttgaaagaaaagaagtcgagataagcaaaattggaactgatgacaacatatcagatccattaactaaacctctgccgcaagcgaagcacaactcgcacactgcagctatgggaatcaagcatattggagaatggctttgatgtctctgtttaatgttttaaagttttagagtttaaatcttcgtaaaacattattggttaatcattcacaataaatgaaaggaattcatttttccatttaatttgtggtttattaaatgatgagtcccttcaacttgacgatatattcaagatagactgtcaggaccagtcccgtgactaagaaatgtctatcaagtgaacttgaatgtcaaaggttgaaaatggtccctagtcggagttctctataaaattggacgcatagaaaacgttagacgattagaatgcaagatgactagtagttctgtttcttgaactatgtggacatggcaatgtcataatcatttgcatagatacttactttgggaagactagtatcggacaagacctatgaaactttactgtaagagatgaaagtctgtcataagtaaatttcattaaattattagacactaaatcctcaatacctgagtgatttgagattacttgtttgagaactggttgctttgacgttgaccaaccgtcgcaccgtaaaaggaggctataaaggcaacgctcaggtaatcacctatcaaacgaagtctaatctcaagatcgcaagattgggattgtcctcccataaatcgggatgagatgcttaaaagttgtacaaggccactcggagagctagaaactgtgaaatgcatggccgtgctcggatgaatcataggctatgattatctgtttatttgatcagttgaactctgaaaccgaggaacacctctggacataataaggatgacaactcttaccttatgttcaagagcaagcatcgagcgacaaaggaattaggaaatgcacacttgtccctaaggacaagtgggagactgaaggaaataatgcccttggtccaagtatgcattctatgttaagtctaataaatgcggttcagtattaattaacaagttaataattcagtgagatcaagtgagctgaatgcctagctagaggccgcttcagttcaagtggaattaatgatattaatccacagcttactcttgactgaacccgtagggtcacacaaatagtacgtaaacggatcaagtatttaatggcattaaatactccatctatgaatattcggaaccgacggatcttggtttcagtgggagctaagatcgtcacaggcaagaaatgaatactccggaaacgatgatattgccggaaacggaaatatggatcgtatcggaaatatgaatattatccaagtcgtagatgttgccggaaacggaaacatggtacgtatcggaaaatattgttggaaatggaaatattaccagaatcggaaatattgccggaaacggaaatattaaatatttgttcaaaacggaaattaattccggaatcggaaatattaaatattgttcgtatcggaaatagattccggaaatggaaatttaatcggaagcgtatcgtacgaattagcatcggacgaggcctgccggacgaaggcccagcacgaagccaggccatcgcccagcaagcacgcacgccacagcccagcgcgcacaaggccgcgcatgcgtgggccgcgctgcgtgggctgctgctcgcatgcgtgggcagcccttgtggctgccgtgtgtgtgtgagtttgagctcatgcgagattcctgaatctgcaagagtcagtgtatgattaaatgtctattcctattggataaattgattaagtagaattcatgtagaattctaattccaattaattcgcatcctactaggattacgattccttttccataactctataaataaaggcctaggggtcataatttatatacaagtttcaaagtattcaaaagtgagttttttgagagaaaattaaaacccatcttgccccaaaagtgccgaattttctgagtaccttaagggcgattctagttggtcaatcttaaggcggatccggacgtgctgtggactttctacggagggacgacacttggagtcctaaaagacttgttcttgttcggttcgggcgcagctagggaaggcacgcaacaaagagtatgcatctaaactatgctaaatgattatgtgtaaataatatgtttcctgggttaatggttgtttccgcatgatttatgtaaatgtcatatgtatcataacctaacagtttatGCTCTTCAATGGCATCCTGTTTATCAAATAAGTAGCACAGAGAACACATTCTCCCCAGTATTTCATTGGTATTTTAGATTGAAAGTGCAAGGCACGAGCTGTTTCAAGCAAATGTCTATGTTTCCTCTCCACCACACCATTTTGTTGTGGGGTTCCACTGCAACTGGTTTGCTGGATAATCCCTTTGTTCAGTAGTATTTGTTTCATGTTACCTTCACACAGTTCTAAAGCATTATATGATCTGATGCACATAACTTTAGAGTTGAACTGAGTCTCCACCATGTTCAGAAAAGAAATAAGAACAGGAATTGCATATGTTTTAGACTTTAAAAGATGAGTCCATGTTGTTCTTGTAAAATCATCCACTATGGTAAGAAACATAGTACATCCAGTATGGGTCTTATGCTTGTATGGCCCCCAAGTGTCCAAATGTATCAACTGGAAAATTTTTGTACTCTTTATACTACTAATTGGAAAAGAACTTCTAGGTTGTTTAGCTATAGGACATATCTGACAGATGCTATCATGTGTCAAAGGAGTGGCTAAGCTATCAACTACTAGCTTCATCTTATTGTAGGGGATGTGTCCCAATCTCAAGTGCCAAGTCTCTGCAGCAATCTTGTTGTCATTAGAAGCCTTGAAACAGGTAGCAGAAGCAGATGTACCATCTGTTTGTAACTTGTTATCATCAATGTTGTACATCCCTGACTTCACACTACCAAGAACCTGTGGCCCTTTCATTGAATGGCCCTGAACATAGCATTTGTCAGCAGTGAATGAAACTGTACAACTTTGGTCATTGCACAATTTGTTGATTGATAGCAAGTTGTAATGAAAATCAGGCACATGCAGCACATCTTTCAGCTGTATATGATCATTTATAGTAATTGTTCCTTTATGGTGTACTGCTACTTTTCTTCCATCAGGTATAGTTATAAAATCATTATCATCAAGAACAGCCTCATAAGTATTAAACATGTTCAAATTGGCACACATATGATCTGATGCTCCACTATCTAGCAACCAACTGGATTTTGAACATGTAAGAAAACAGAAGGTGTTACCTGCCATAAAAGCATGAGCTGAAGTTTCTCCTTCCTCATGTTGAGTTTCTGGTGTGCATGACTTATCATTCTGTTGTTTTTTCAGGAGGTTCAACAATTGTGTGCATTGTTCTGCAGTGAGGAAACCTGGTTGAGATTGTGACTGCACTGGACATTCCCTTTCTGGAGGATAGAataattgttgttgttgatatTCTGTCATATCTTCATCAGTATATCCTTCATCTGTGTAAGCAACTGTTGCAGCTCTCTTATCAGTCTTAAATCCAGTAAAACCAGGTGGAAACCCATGCAGTTTAAAACACCTCTTAGTACTATGTCCATTGACTTTGCAGTGGTCACAGAAGTAGATGGAAGGCTTTTTGTATACAGCTGATTTGCTTCCTCCAGTGTAGTTGTTCCTTGTGTTATGATAGGGTTGTTGATTCCTGTAAGAATTATGAACTCCCCTATTATAGTTGTCATTGAACCTTCTTCTGTCAGCTCCAAAAGCATGACTCTCATGTTGTTGTGAGCTTGCACCTAACTCTCTTTGTCTTTCTTCCTGTGCCAGCATTATATAGGCATGTGAAATTGTAGGCAATGGCTGCATCATTAAAAGGCTACCTCTAGTTACAGCCAGATGTTCTCCCAATTTCATGAGAAATTGCATCAGTCTTTGTTCCTGTTGCATCTTAAAGACTCTTTGTGTCACATTACATATACAGAGATTGCAAGTACATGTTGGCAAAGGATTGGCTGCACTAATCTTATCCCATATGGATTTTATTTATGTGAAGAACTCGGCCACATTATGATTTCCTTGTGAAATTTCTACTGCTTGTTGTTCTAAGGAAAATGGTTGTGGTCCAGATACAAAACCAAATCTATCCTCTAAGTCTAACCAGATTTCCCTAGCAGTATGAAAATACAGAACACTCTTAGATATGGATCCATCAAGGTTGTACAATAACCATGAGATCATCATATCATTGCACCTCATCCAAGCCTGGTAAGTATCATGTGTAGGATCTGGTTTAGCAATTGTACCATCAACAAACCCTAGCTTGTTCTTAGATGACATAGAAATCATCATACTCCTTCTCCAGTCACCATAACCTTCACCTTTGAACTTAATTGAAACCAACTGACTAGCTGTGTTATCAGTTGGATGAAGGTAAAAAGGACTAGCAGGATCCTGATTTGGAGCCAAATTTGGTGTAGTCATTTTGTTTTTATAGAATTCTGGGTTTATGCAACAAAATCTAAGAAGAACGATATCAAACAATTATCCAGCAAAGTAATTCCAGCAGAAATAGTTCAGAAACAACAGCATCAATAATTCCTAATCAATCAGCAATTAGGAAACAATACCAGAAATGAGGATGAACAGACCTTCAAGAACAAAGAACTCAGAACTTTGATTGAATTATATCGGCGGAATCGGAATAGGAAACTGAACCAGAATCTTGATCttactgctctgataccatgatgaAATCATACAAAATTCATGAATGAAATCTTAGAAGGAACGCACCAACAATGGACCTCAGCAACTATAAACTGAGTTGCTGAGGGGAGAGAATATTTTGTATTAAGAAGTTGCTTACAATTCAAGCAATTAGCATAAAACGtaataatgaaaataatacATGAGATAAGCTTATATAGGGAAGCATAGCCTAGCTGTCTTAACCAATCAGGAATCAGCAGTAGTACTAGCAACCAATCAAAATACATTGCTCTAACAACCTAGCTGCTGAGTTGCCACATCAGCCAAAGCAGTTACAAGGGAAAATATCATGTGAGGAATGGTGTATGTATACTATGGTGAGCCTGCACTGTACTTGTGTCTTGTGATCCAAGCCACCATCACACTACAGGATATTGTATTAACCAACACAACGTTATAAAAAAAAACCTGAATAGTGTTCAATATTAAACTATAGTAGTTTTGTCGAAAGTAAGTTATGTAAATTTTTGTTCCAAAGTTTGGTGATGGCCGGACAAGGTTTGCTCTTAGAAACTACTCCCTCTCTCCCGAATTACTTACACCATTtagactttttgcactattcacacaattcattttaagcatatttaatttatagtaactgaaaacaaatgttagggTGTAATacgaagtacggagtatatttttggcttcatcttaatgtaTCATTTCAAAATATTACGGAGTAACATTTTATAAGGTTTTGTAATAGgtaattaaagatattggtggtcaaagttgtgtgtTGGCAAACGTGGCTAGTCAAACTGGGGCAAGTATTTCGGGACAACGGAAATAGTTCGTAATTTTTTTAGATATGAAACCATTATTTCCTGGAATTGATTTTGACACACCTTGTGTAAGTGAAGCCCAATTTCTTTATTCTGTACCAGTAGTATATCCAAATTAACTAAGGCCctattctattcgacttattttgacttatttccaacaaaataagttcagttaagttcagataagttcagctaatataagttcaacaaaaataaaaaaaatttcagacattttcacacacaaataagttttttcatataaaataagtttagatatgatcagataatataaattcagTCAAAGTAAATCCAATATAAAGGAATCCTAAAATTAGTTTGCAAGTAACAATAATTCTTTCTATATCGCTAActgctatacccgggtacagccagctctggctgtaccccccaaaaacgacgcgctcatattgtttgttcattcttgtcgactgtttgttcttttttattatactgtttgttcatttttattgtactgtttgttctttcttgttgtactgtttgttctttcatgttgttttataaattcatcatcaaattttcataattgttgtattttttgttctttcttctggaattttatgttcttttttatattgtttgttctttcttatttatttgtttgtttataataatcatatggttaatgttcataattaaactcttcattaatcttttattctttctttttgtattgtttgttttttcttgttgtattgtttgttttttcttgttgttttttaaattcattcatcaaacttattgttgtattgtttgttctttcatgttggctttaaaattcatcataaaattattcataattgttgtattgtttgttcttttttctagaattttatgttcttttttatattgtttgtttttttttgttgaattatttgttctttcttgtttatttgtttgttcataataattatttgctttattgtttgttctttcatgttggctttaaaattcatcataaaattgttcataattgttgtattgtttgttcttttttctggaattttatgttcttttttatattatttgttcttttttgttgaattatttgttctttcttgtttatttgtttgttcacaataaatatatggttaatgcatgttcataatgaaattgttcacttcattggtcttttatgtttttataagcgccttataaataaataaatgttcatttccacaatagtaaatattcattccaaataaataaataaatgttcatttccgaaatagtaaatgttcatttttgtaccagtatttgttctttcttgttgtattgtttgttctttcatgttggctttaaaattcatcataaaattgttcataattgttgtattggttgttcttttttctggaattttatgttcttttttatattgtttgttcttttttgttgaattatttgttctttcttgtttatttgtttgttcacaataaatatatgtttaatgttcataatgaaattgttaacttcattggtcttttatgtttttacaagcgcttatattgtttatttccaaataaataaataaatgttcatttccaaaatagtaaatgttcattccaaataaataaataaatgttcatttccgaaatagtaaatgttcatttttgtagtttatttccaaataaataaataaatgttcatttccaaaatagtaaatgttcattccaaataaataaataaatgttcatttccgaaatagtaaatgttcatttttgtaccagtatattaatgttcattttaaacaacacaaaacgacatcgttttggatgggggtacagccagcccgggtacagccaaaaatttgcggttCTATACagatttttgtgttttttgggcCGGGGACTTGGGAGTgtaaaaaaacattaataagATGAATATTGTGTAAAAAAATAGGTGAAAAGGCTGGGCACATGGTGGAGAGAAATGAAAATTATGAGGACAGGGAAGAGGCCCCTCGTTAATGATACTCCGTAgtaaaacaataattaaaaatgaAGATAGGGGAATCTATTGTTACCATTGGTGGCAGACACACTAACAATTGATTTCTACTATTTCCGCAGGCTCCTCTATTCCAACTGTAATACTGTGTATTAGACAACCCACCCAGCTAGACCATCATCATTCAGTATTACTCTTGCTAAAACAGGTGAAGAGAATGCATTCTAAATTATTCAGGGAGCAATATAAATATGTATTCCACAATAATCATATTagagttaataattaatattagagttaataattaattttcacttgattaatttgaatgtaCTCGGAAAATTGATATCAGTTGAGATCCCGCATAAAACTTTATCAAGGAACCAATTCTACATAAATCCACTGAACGACAAACCAAACAGACTAATGAACAAAGACGAACTTCGCCTATATGGTGAAAATTTATTGAATTTAGGATACAATAACTGTATTAAATGAAGGAAAAGGgtcggaaatagtctaatttccgaagaaattagactatATCCGGCCTATGGCGGCCaaaaaaatataccctagaAAATAAAAGAGGGAGAGAGGATGAGAGAGCGGCAGATCAGTTAAAAATTACAATGCAAAATAACTAAATATtacttaaatattatttttcctaaattatcattttctaatttatttttttccatCTAAAACTCATATAATCACTCTAATATTCAATTGACACCAATGGTAAACTACACAATGCTGATTATTTTACTGTAAGTAATATTTGCAAGTCggatttttatttaataaaaaaggtAGTCAGATTTCAACAAATAAAGAGAACCGAGATGAAATTCCCactaaaaataaacaaaattaaggTTTAAATGCGTGGATAGTGTAGCCATGGTGGAGCAAGAGTTTAACAGGGAAAGAAGCAATGTATGAGGCAACCTTAACAGTGTAGTCATGGTGGAGCAAGAGTTTAACAAGCAAAAGAACAATGGTGGAGCAAGCGTTTTACATCTTAACCCGGAATAACTTTCCTACCTCCGGTAATGCTATCCGGCAACCTTACCGTACCTCCTGTTTATTTTTCCGGCAGCCTCGCTATACCTCCGGAAAAACTATCCGGCACCTGAACTCTACCTCCGGATCAAAGACCCGGCACCTGGACTTCACCTTCGTATCCAAAACTGAAGTTCATTATTCATTTATTATACATAATTTGAAAGATTGAGCAATATTTAAACAGCAAATAAAACAATTAAACCACAAAAATCTTAACTTAGCGAAGAAAGATTGACTGACTGCAATCAATTGATGGTATTTGTTGAAGAAGGAAGGAAGTATGGGAAGAAAACGGAAAGGAGTTCGCGGGGTGAAAAATGTATGAATAAATAAGGGTATTTTTGTCTTTTAAATTGTGTCATTAACTTAGTCTACATTTAGGATATTTTTTAGCACCTGCACATTTTTTCTGAAGAAAATACAATATAGGAGTATAGGACAAGAATTATTGGTTATATACTTTATTTTTATCAACGTCTAAGATAAGCGGGCTCATCATGATACCCGACCTACCATCTTTACTTGGTAGTTGGTACCTATCTCCCTATATCCAAACCTGCAAAATTGTAGTGTTCATTTCTCAGGGCACAACAACTGACTATATTTGTCCATGTTCTTTTGATAATATATGAATATAATATAATTGATAAAAAATCTGAAGTAATTACCAACTCAACTGCATGCCTAATTCAAGATTTCAAGGTTGCATTAGATaaacaatttaatttttaattaaactttttACAAAAAGGCCTGATCTTCGAATGCCTGAATGTCAAATACTTTCTCCATCATTCTCCAAGCTAGTAAACTACcaccattaaaaaaaattaacataaaaaagaaaagcaaaaaaaaaaaaaaaaaaaaaaaaacaactccaCACAAACTGATTAAAGATGAACCTAGTAATCAATTTCAGTTAATTAAGTCATGTCAGCTTCAAGCTCAAAGCTTGGTACAACCATGGAGGATTACTATTTTGTTGCCCATTTGAGAATCCGGGTTCGATCCCGGATCCCTGCGGAAAACCACCCCATGTTGTCGTCGTCGTCGTTGAGCTTCTATGATTATTAGTAGTAGTAGCATTATTATTCTTTGGGCTTGTTTTTCGGGTTTGGCTTGACCCGGTTGAAGTAGATGATGATAGGCTTTGACCCGAATCCGACTTGTTACCATTTTTCCGTCGTCGTCTCGGGTTGTAAGTTGATGGGCCTAAACTTAGAGCTAACTCAATCTCATCAGTCTCTGCTTCTAACATCACTAATTTACCGTTGGATTCTGCAATGTGTTCATGTGCGTCGGATAATGGTCTtggaccaccaccaccaccaccgctaccgccgccgccgccgcctGTTGTTACACTTAATCCCATCATAATATTGCTGCTGATTTTTGTATTAGCGTTGATAATATTATTAGTACTACTAATTTCCCTTTGTGCTTGTGCTTGTTGTAGTATTAATTGTTGTTGATAATGATCGATTGTAAACCCATTTTTGCTGCTCTCAATCAAATTATATCGCTCCAGTTTTTCCTTctgttgttgctgttgctgttgttgcagttgttgttgttgttgttgtctgaTTCCAACACTATCCATTAGCATCTTCTGAATTCGGTAAACACGATGAAGTTCACTAACCTGTaccataaaaaaaatttatgttaaaaACAACACTATGTAACAGAAAATGATAAACCCCATTCGAAAACTTTAATCAATTTAGTTTAAACATACAGGCTCTGTTTGGTTTGACGGAAAACATTTTCAATGAAAAAAACTTCTCACGAAAGTTCCGATTTCTCCTTTCTCCCATCTCATGTCAACCAACAACGTTCTTCACCTCATAAGAATTTTCACTTTTCCCTCAATTACTTGCAACCAAACATCCCCTAAAAAACCAACAAGGTTCCGACCTACTGGTCTAGTGGTTAAGAACGAGGATCAGTGTATGACAGATTGACAAGTTTCAAATTCGAATCCCATTTTCTATTTGTAATTTGTGTTGTCCGACTCATTTGCAACCAAAAAAAACTATctccttaaaaaaaattactttgatTTAAAGATTAGTATGTAAAATAAAATTACCTGTTCTCTAAATGTTTCTTCATGCTTTAGCATTGCTATTCGCATGAACTCCCTCTCATCATGATTGGACTTTAGGGTCTTCTCCATTTGTTGAAATAAGAAATGCAAACCAATatttaactaaaaaaaaaaagtttacacTCTTCAATGATCAGAAGCTTCTTCGATCTTGTTCCTgagaaatgaagaaaaagaaaaaaaaaattaggaagaAAAACATGACAATTCAATCTCAATCAAGGAAACTTCATAAAATAGCTACTATTAGACATTTATTATTTTGTACCTCAATCTTATACTACGAGTACATATTTCGTATatgaaataatgaatttggTGTAACTAAACTCGTTGGTTTCTTTTCTTTAACTCTCTATAACTCGGTTCATTTTCATAGTATTATCTCTCTATTTAACTTATATGAGGACTATTTTTTAGTTCCATATTTCATGGACTTAAGTTAATGATGGTGATGTTAATAGTTACATAATTCTTTTTATAGGTGTCGTAACGGGATAGGACACACGAAGAAGAATATTAATTAATTGGCCCCCTACAAAGTTTCCAAACTCAAGTAATATCATTCTCCCCCACACCCATCAAATTGTAGGGGCCATGTAAATATGTAATACTACTTCCAAATGAAAACACACCTTAGGTTATATGATTGATATGTTGTATCAATATGTATGGTGTTAGCCATAATAGTTAGATATTTATAATATGGTAAATGACATATCATTCTCATCAAGTTTATATCACACACATGCtcatctcattttttttttctctttcattATCAGAATCCTGTCACTTTGCATGCTTCTATACAGTATCAAACTACCAATTGTGGACATTATTCATTCTTTAATTTTCCTTCATAAGTGAGTACAATGAAATTCGGAGGGATAGACAGATACTGATTTTGACACACCTTTTAGTGTAAGAGTACAGAAACGTGTTCTGTTCACATGAAATCTATACTGATAAAATGGAAACTGATTATAGCACACCACTTAGTTCATTTTGACATTTATATCATGATCGAACAAAACTAATTATAACACACCACTTAATTGATATTTACACACCCTTTATAAAAGGGGTACACACCCTTTGTGAAACACAGAAACAGTGCTCTACTCACATGGTATATCTAGTTTTTATCCTCCCAAGTTTTAGTGCAAAAATCCACAAGGATGAAACAAAAggctaaaattcaaaaatttcaaagacattttttttaatcatttttaaagaaatattattTCAGATATAATAATTCCAAGTGCATATAATATAAAGTAAGAAAGCTAGAGAAAATAAGTTGAAATTTTCTTCTTACCTGTGAAAAATGTCTTGGATATATACTTGATCTAGCAAGATAGGAAGATCGGCGACGATATTTAATCTCCGTATCTATTAATGAACACTTTGTCTCTTAATTAATGCGTTTATAACAAACTGTTTCCTCTAAAAATAAGGATATGCAGATGATGATGACGACGACAACGATGATGATATTTTTGAGAGTGAAAGGATTAGATCACCTGATCTTGAACCAAATCttcaagtatatatatatagcagAAGAGGAAATAATAGAAGTTAATGAAAAAAGAGAGGGGCCAAGGGAAAAAAAGGAAGGGATATAAATAGGAGTATAATTAGCACAGAAATCAATGAGAATTATTGTTGGTTAAGAGTTTGGTGTTCCAACTTTTGGGCATGCCAAACAAATCCCAGATTAAAACCTTTAACCAATCTGATTATAGATTTGTGAGGGAAGAGAGAAAGATGGGTTTGACAGTACCAGCAATTTCTGCAGGCTTTATTCTAAACTCTGATCCGTTTTTAGTTTAATAATACCATGCCGGCCTTCCTAGATATACACACTCATTTATTTAGGATTTGGATTACATTATCTAccctttttttaattatatttatggtttcctttttctttgGAGGCCGGTGTTAAGAATCACCAGCTAATCAAATGGTTTATAACCATTAATTTCCCATTAATGATTCTGTTAAATACGGGTCTGGTCGCATCGATCA
This genomic stretch from Spinacia oleracea cultivar Varoflay chromosome 3, BTI_SOV_V1, whole genome shotgun sequence harbors:
- the LOC110790342 gene encoding uncharacterized protein, with translation MEKTLKSNHDEREFMRIAMLKHEETFREQVSELHRVYRIQKMLMDSVGIRQQQQQQLQQQQQQQQKEKLERYNLIESSKNGFTIDHYQQQLILQQAQAQREISSTNNIINANTKISSNIMMGLSVTTGGGGGGSGGGGGGPRPLSDAHEHIAESNGKLVMLEAETDEIELALSLGPSTYNPRRRRKNGNKSDSGQSLSSSTSTGSSQTRKTSPKNNNATTTNNHRSSTTTTTTWGGFPQGSGIEPGFSNGQQNSNPPWLYQALSLKLT
- the LOC110790335 gene encoding uncharacterized protein; this translates as MTTPNLAPNQDPASPFYLHPTDNTASQLVSIKFKGEGYGDWRRSMMISMSSKNKLGFVDGTIAKPDPTHDTYQAWMRCNDMMISWLLYNLDGSISKSVLYFHTAREIWLDLEDRFGFVSGPQPFSLEQQAVEISQGNHNVAEFFT